The nucleotide sequence AAAGAAGAGGGGAAATTTTTATGAAAACTTTGCGTGTTTGAATCTTTGCAACTTCAAACTTATGAACTATCTTTGCGCTTTAATTCGAAACTCATATAATGAACAAATTATTGATTGTTGGAACGGTCGCTTTCGACGCAATTGAGACTCCTTTTGGTAAAACAGATAAAATTTTAGGAGGTGCAGGAACTTATATTGGACTTTCGGCTGCTTTTTTTAATTTGCAGTCAGCAATAGTTTCTGTAGTTGGAGATGATTTTCCGCAAGAATATTTAGATTTATTAATTGAGCGTAATATTGACATCTCAGGCCTTGAAGTTGTCAAAGGAGGTAAGACTTTCTTTTGGAGTGGTCGTTATCATAACGATTTAAATACTAGAGACACCCTAGATACTCAGTTAAATGTATTAGCTGATTTTCAACCCAAAGTACCGCAAGATTTTAAAAATGCTGATGTAGTGATGTTAGGAAACTTACATCCGTTAGTACAAAGTAGTGTTTTAGATCAAATGGAGTCTAAACCTAAATTAGTGGTTTTAGATACGATGAACTTTTGGATGGATTGTGCTCTGCCTGAATTATTGGAAGTAATTAAACGTGTAGATGTTATTACTATTAATGATGAAGAAGCAAGACAATTGTCAGGTGAATATTCGTTAGTAAAGGCGGCAGCTAAAATTCAAGCTATGGGGCCACAATATGTGGTTATAAAAAAAGGTGAGCACGGAGCTTTATTGTTTCATGATAAAGAAGTGTTTTTTGCACCAGCTTTACCGTTAGAAGAAGTTTTTGATCCAACAGGGGCTGGAGATACTTTTGCAGGTGGTTTTACAGGTTTTATTACCCAAAGCGAAAATGTGTCGTTCGAGAATATGAAGAACGCTATTATTTATGGTTCTAATTTGGCTTCCTTTTGTGTAGAAAAATTTGGAACAGACAGAATGGTAGCTTTAGATAAAAAAGAAGTAGCGTCAAGATTAAAACAGTTTAAATCGTTGACTCAGTTTGATATAGAAATATAATGCTTTAAAGTCCCATGATATGGGGCTTTTTTGTTTTGTAAAAATTTATTGAATTAGTGAAGGTACACTTTCAATAGAGATTGGATTTTTAAATAATAATACTACAAATAATACAACAATGAGCGACGCATTAAAACATGAGTGTGGAATAGCCTTAGTTAGACTACTTAAACCGCTTGAATTTTACAAAGAGAAGTACGGTACAGCATTCTACGGAATACAAAAAATGTATCTAATGATGGAGAAACAGCACAATCGTGGTCAAGACGGGGCTGGTTTTGCGAGTATAAAAATGGATGTAGAGCCAGGGGAACGTTACATCAGTAGAGTGCGCTCTAATCAATCCCAACCTATTCAAGATGTTTTTACTCAGATTAATGAAAGGATTAATGAGGAAATGGCAAATCATCCAGAATATGCTGATGATGTGGCTGCTCAAAAAGCGAATATCCCTTATATAGGTGAATTGTTTTTAGGACATGTGCGTTACGGAACTTTTGGAAAAAACAGTATCGAAAGCGTTCACCCTTTCTTAAGACAAAGTAACTGGATGCACCGTAATTTGATTTTGGCAGGGAACTTTAACATGACGAATGTTAAAGAGCTTTTTCAAAATTTAGTTGAGTTAGGACAACATCCAAAAGAAATGGCGGATACTGTAACTGTGATGGAAAAAATAGGTCACTTTTTAGATAAAGAAGTGATGCAATTGTACCAAGATTGTAAGGCTGAAGGTTATAACAAACAAGAA is from Flavobacterium sp. NG2 and encodes:
- a CDS encoding PfkB family carbohydrate kinase: MNKLLIVGTVAFDAIETPFGKTDKILGGAGTYIGLSAAFFNLQSAIVSVVGDDFPQEYLDLLIERNIDISGLEVVKGGKTFFWSGRYHNDLNTRDTLDTQLNVLADFQPKVPQDFKNADVVMLGNLHPLVQSSVLDQMESKPKLVVLDTMNFWMDCALPELLEVIKRVDVITINDEEARQLSGEYSLVKAAAKIQAMGPQYVVIKKGEHGALLFHDKEVFFAPALPLEEVFDPTGAGDTFAGGFTGFITQSENVSFENMKNAIIYGSNLASFCVEKFGTDRMVALDKKEVASRLKQFKSLTQFDIEI